A genomic stretch from Candidatus Latescibacterota bacterium includes:
- a CDS encoding glutamate--tRNA ligase: protein MTVRVRFAPSPTGSAESSLHMGVARTAVFNWLLARQQGGVFVLRIEDTDAERSNAASERALMESLRWLGLDWDEGPDVGGPHGPYRQSERLALYRDAAARLTAAGQAYPCFCSEERLAAAREQARAEGRAPRYDGRCAALDPALAEARAAREPHAIRFRVPAQDVVVTDAVRGDVRFAAGTLGDFVVLRASGLPVYNFACVVDDAAMGITHVLRGEDHLPNTQRQLLLYEALGAPPPVFAHLSMILGEDRSKLSKRHGAVSVEQYRAEGYPPDAIVNYLALLGWNPGDGREAMSRAELTASFTIERLNKSAAVFDAAKLDWLAGLKLREAGPAALLPAARAFLPDEDDAQRLLEITAVIDHLRCAADLPRELAALRGPAPAPDEEARPWLAHAPLFAALADGLAAVEDFGAEVFKAALKDAGKAVGAKGKELFMPVRVALTGRTHGPELAAVAAILGRDEVLARLRAATA, encoded by the coding sequence ATGACCGTGCGTGTCCGCTTCGCGCCGAGTCCCACCGGCAGCGCCGAGAGCAGCCTGCACATGGGCGTGGCGCGCACGGCCGTCTTCAACTGGCTGCTCGCGCGGCAGCAGGGCGGCGTCTTCGTGCTGCGCATCGAGGACACCGACGCCGAGCGCTCGAACGCGGCGAGCGAGCGCGCGCTCATGGAGAGCTTGCGCTGGCTGGGCCTGGACTGGGACGAGGGCCCCGACGTCGGCGGCCCGCACGGTCCCTATCGCCAGTCCGAGCGCCTTGCGCTCTATCGCGACGCCGCGGCGCGCCTCACGGCCGCGGGTCAGGCCTATCCCTGCTTCTGCAGCGAGGAGCGTCTCGCCGCCGCGCGCGAGCAGGCGCGCGCCGAGGGCCGCGCCCCGCGCTACGACGGCCGCTGCGCCGCCCTCGATCCGGCCCTCGCGGAAGCTCGGGCGGCGCGCGAGCCGCACGCGATCCGCTTCCGCGTGCCCGCGCAAGACGTGGTGGTGACCGACGCCGTGCGCGGCGACGTGCGCTTCGCCGCCGGCACGCTGGGCGATTTCGTCGTGCTGCGCGCGAGCGGCCTGCCCGTCTACAACTTCGCCTGCGTGGTGGACGACGCCGCCATGGGCATCACCCACGTGCTGCGCGGCGAGGACCACCTGCCCAACACGCAGCGCCAGCTATTGCTATACGAAGCGCTGGGCGCGCCGCCGCCCGTCTTCGCGCACCTGTCCATGATCCTCGGCGAGGACCGTTCCAAGCTCTCGAAGCGCCACGGCGCGGTGAGCGTGGAGCAGTACCGTGCAGAGGGCTATCCGCCGGACGCGATCGTCAACTACCTGGCCCTGCTGGGCTGGAACCCCGGCGACGGCCGCGAGGCCATGAGTCGTGCCGAACTCACCGCGTCGTTCACGATTGAAAGGCTCAACAAGAGCGCGGCCGTCTTCGACGCGGCCAAGCTGGACTGGCTCGCCGGGCTGAAGCTGCGCGAGGCCGGTCCCGCGGCGCTGCTGCCCGCGGCGCGCGCCTTCCTGCCGGACGAGGACGACGCCCAGCGACTCCTGGAGATCACGGCGGTCATCGACCACCTGCGCTGCGCGGCCGACCTGCCGCGGGAGCTGGCGGCGCTGCGCGGCCCCGCGCCCGCGCCGGACGAGGAGGCCCGGCCCTGGCTCGCCCACGCTCCGCTCTTCGCCGCGCTGGCCGATGGGCTCGCGGCGGTGGAGGACTTCGGCGCGGAGGTCTTCAAGGCCGCGCTGAAGGACGCGGGCAAGGCGGTGGGAGCGAAGGGGAAGGAGCTCTTCATGCCGGTGCGCGTGGCGCTCACGGGCCGGACGCACGGGCCCGAACTCGCCGCAGTGGCGGCGATCCTGGGCCGCGACGAAGTGCTCGCGCGCCTTCGCGCGGCGACCGCCTAG
- a CDS encoding 2-C-methyl-D-erythritol 2,4-cyclodiphosphate synthase encodes MLVDALWIVVVAGGSGRRLGGETPKQYLPLAGRPLFLHCLERFVAMVPAERLVLVHPAGDEARIRALLPPALAGLRLTTGGATRQASVAAGLAAIPAEEGIVAVHDAARPFPPADALHNWIVHLQAAGNVGLLPVLPLSDTILQRVGNRVVGHVDRDVLGRAQTPQLFPLPLLRAAHGAAIERGETNASDDASLLLALGKELFAMPGDPANVKITTAADLAAAERVLGAPALRVGQGYDSHRLDPARPLVLGGVTVPSDVGGLAGHSDADVLTHAIMDALLGAAGLGDIGRHFPDTDPVFAGADSVDLLAQVRSLLAGAGLAPWQVDATVIAERPKLAPHIDAMRARLADTLGLPASRVSVKATTNERMGAIGRGEGMAALAIAVLRELP; translated from the coding sequence ATGCTGGTTGACGCGCTCTGGATCGTGGTGGTGGCCGGCGGCAGCGGCAGGCGCCTGGGCGGGGAGACTCCCAAGCAGTACCTGCCCCTGGCGGGGCGGCCGCTCTTCCTGCACTGCCTCGAGCGCTTCGTGGCCATGGTGCCGGCGGAGCGGCTCGTGCTGGTCCACCCGGCGGGGGACGAAGCCCGCATCCGCGCCCTGCTGCCGCCCGCGCTGGCCGGCCTCCGGCTGACGACGGGTGGCGCTACGCGACAGGCTTCCGTGGCCGCCGGTCTCGCGGCGATTCCCGCCGAGGAGGGCATCGTGGCCGTGCACGACGCGGCGCGTCCCTTCCCGCCCGCGGACGCCCTGCACAACTGGATCGTCCATCTCCAGGCCGCCGGCAACGTGGGCCTGCTGCCGGTGCTGCCTCTCTCGGACACCATCCTGCAGCGCGTGGGCAACCGGGTCGTGGGTCACGTCGACCGCGACGTTCTCGGCCGCGCCCAGACGCCGCAGCTCTTTCCGCTCCCGCTGCTCCGCGCGGCCCACGGGGCGGCGATCGAGCGCGGCGAGACCAACGCCAGCGACGACGCGAGCCTGCTGCTCGCCCTCGGCAAGGAGCTCTTCGCCATGCCTGGCGATCCCGCGAACGTCAAGATCACGACCGCCGCCGACCTGGCCGCCGCCGAACGCGTGCTCGGCGCGCCCGCCCTGCGCGTGGGCCAGGGCTACGACTCCCACCGCCTCGACCCCGCGCGCCCGCTGGTGCTGGGCGGCGTGACCGTGCCCAGCGACGTGGGCGGCCTGGCAGGGCACTCGGACGCGGACGTCCTCACGCACGCCATCATGGACGCCCTGCTCGGCGCCGCGGGCCTCGGCGACATCGGTCGCCACTTCCCGGACACGGATCCCGTCTTCGCGGGCGCGGACAGCGTCGACCTGCTGGCGCAGGTGCGGTCGCTGCTGGCGGGCGCGGGGCTGGCGCCCTGGCAGGTGGACGCCACGGTGATCGCGGAACGCCCCAAGCTCGCGCCGCACATCGACGCGATGCGCGCGCGTCTGGCCGACACGCTCGGCCTGCCGGCGTCGCGTGTCTCGGTGAAGGCCACCACCAACGAGCGCATGGGGGCCATCGGCCGCGGCGAGGGCATGGCCGCCTTGGCCATCGCCGTGCTGAGGGAGCTTCCATGA
- a CDS encoding cobalamin B12-binding domain-containing protein, with protein sequence MALDASHGTDRKPGDRYRLTHQVRVVTATSLFDGHDAAINIMRRMIQAGGAEVIHLGHNRSVAEIVEAVIEEDAQAVAVSSYQGGHMEFFTYMRDMLAERGAGHVKIFGGGGGVIRPDEIRALEAHGITRIYDPEHGRTMGLAGIIDDLLERSDYFTLNLPSLPADDHRGAPVPTPEALRREDHAAVARMITLTEIGGEPWARVAEGVRARAAASHAPVLGVTGTGGSGKSSLLDELVRRFRVDNPDVHIALLSADPSKRKTGGALLGDRIRMNAIDGPQVYMRSLATRGSKSELPETIRDAIDVVKAAGFDLVMVETSGIGQGDTEIVDVTDLALYVMTAEFGAPTQLEKIDMLDYADLVAINKYERKGSEDALRDVRRQMRRASERFEVEPEAMPVYGTIASQFNDVGVNGLYAGLVELLKAKCGARFACRIPAGQIARTSRSHSLVPADRVRYLGEIAAAVRDYKRRAREQAGIARRLQQLRGAREQLGAAADANVFAAKIGELERQLGPGHAALLAGWDDLREAYSGERFSYEVRGREFTVDLTSETLAGTKVPKVVVPRLADHGDRLEYLLLENVPGSFPFTAGVFPFKREGEDPKRQFAGEGGPKKTNQRFHFLSRNDEAKRLSTAFDSVTLYGQDPDERPDIYGKVGDSGVSICSLADIKTLYAGFDLCHPSTSVSMTINGPAPIMLAFYLNAAIDQQVDAFRAKEGRTPSADELARIRAFTLSTVRGTVQADILKEDQAQNTCIFSTDFALRMMGDIQSYFIEHQVRNYYSVSISGYHIAEAGANPISQVAFTLANGFTYVEYYRSRGLAVDDFAPNLSFFFSNGMDAEYTVIGRVARRIWSVAMRDLYGAGERSQKLKYHIQTSGRSLHAQEMAFNDIRTTLQALLALYDNCNSLHTNSYDEAITTPTEESVRRAMAIQMIVSREFGLTKNEHPWQGSYVVEELTELVEEAILAEFERISARGGVLGAMETQYQRGKIQDESMLYEMRKHSGELPIIGVNTFLNPDAENLIADKVELRRATPEEKAEQIAHVRALQQKNAGEIAASLDKLKGVALAGGNVFAQLMETARVASLGQITQALYEVGGQYRRNM encoded by the coding sequence ATGGCCCTGGACGCGTCTCACGGCACCGACCGCAAGCCCGGCGACCGCTACCGCCTGACCCATCAGGTGCGGGTGGTCACCGCCACCAGTCTCTTCGACGGCCACGACGCGGCCATCAACATCATGCGCCGCATGATCCAGGCCGGCGGCGCCGAGGTGATCCACCTCGGCCACAACCGCTCCGTTGCCGAGATCGTCGAGGCCGTGATCGAGGAGGACGCCCAGGCCGTCGCCGTGAGCTCCTACCAGGGCGGCCACATGGAGTTCTTCACCTACATGCGCGACATGCTGGCCGAGCGCGGCGCCGGCCACGTGAAGATCTTCGGCGGCGGGGGCGGCGTGATCCGTCCCGACGAGATCCGGGCGCTGGAGGCCCACGGCATCACCCGCATCTACGACCCCGAGCACGGGCGGACCATGGGCCTGGCGGGGATCATCGACGATCTGCTCGAGCGCAGCGACTACTTCACGCTGAACCTGCCCTCGCTGCCCGCCGATGACCATCGCGGCGCGCCCGTGCCCACGCCCGAGGCGCTGCGGCGCGAGGACCACGCGGCCGTCGCCCGCATGATCACCCTCACGGAGATCGGCGGCGAGCCCTGGGCGCGCGTGGCCGAAGGCGTCCGCGCCCGCGCGGCGGCGAGCCATGCCCCCGTCCTCGGCGTCACCGGCACCGGCGGCAGCGGCAAGAGCAGCCTGCTGGACGAGCTGGTGCGGCGCTTCCGCGTGGACAACCCGGACGTTCACATCGCGCTGCTCAGCGCCGACCCCTCCAAGCGCAAGACCGGCGGCGCGCTGCTGGGCGACCGCATCCGCATGAACGCCATCGACGGCCCCCAGGTCTACATGCGCTCGCTCGCCACGCGCGGCAGCAAGAGCGAGCTGCCGGAGACGATCCGCGACGCCATCGACGTGGTCAAGGCCGCCGGCTTCGACCTGGTGATGGTGGAGACCAGCGGCATCGGCCAGGGCGACACGGAGATCGTGGACGTCACCGACCTCGCCCTCTACGTCATGACCGCCGAGTTCGGCGCGCCGACCCAGCTCGAGAAGATCGACATGCTCGACTACGCCGACCTGGTGGCGATCAACAAGTACGAGCGCAAGGGCAGCGAGGACGCCCTGCGCGACGTCCGCCGCCAGATGCGCCGCGCCAGCGAGCGCTTCGAGGTGGAGCCCGAGGCGATGCCCGTCTACGGCACGATCGCGAGCCAGTTCAACGACGTGGGCGTCAACGGCCTCTACGCCGGCCTGGTGGAGCTGCTGAAGGCGAAGTGCGGCGCCCGGTTCGCCTGCCGCATCCCCGCGGGGCAGATCGCGCGCACCAGCCGCAGCCACAGCCTGGTGCCGGCCGATCGCGTCCGCTACCTGGGCGAGATCGCCGCGGCCGTGCGCGACTACAAGCGACGGGCGCGCGAGCAGGCAGGAATCGCGCGGCGGCTGCAGCAGCTGCGTGGCGCGCGCGAGCAGCTGGGCGCCGCGGCGGACGCGAACGTCTTCGCCGCGAAGATCGGCGAGCTGGAGCGCCAGCTTGGCCCCGGCCACGCGGCGCTGCTCGCCGGCTGGGACGACCTTCGCGAGGCCTACAGCGGCGAGCGCTTCTCCTACGAGGTGCGCGGCCGCGAGTTCACCGTGGATCTGACCAGCGAGACCCTGGCCGGCACCAAGGTGCCGAAGGTCGTCGTGCCGCGCCTCGCCGACCACGGCGACCGCCTGGAGTACCTGCTGCTCGAGAACGTGCCGGGCAGCTTCCCCTTCACCGCGGGCGTCTTCCCCTTCAAGCGCGAGGGCGAGGATCCCAAGCGCCAGTTCGCGGGCGAGGGCGGCCCGAAGAAGACCAACCAGCGCTTCCACTTCCTGTCCCGCAACGACGAGGCCAAGCGCCTCAGCACCGCCTTCGACTCGGTCACGCTCTACGGGCAGGACCCGGACGAGCGCCCCGACATCTATGGTAAGGTTGGTGATTCGGGGGTCAGCATCTGCTCGCTGGCCGACATCAAGACGCTCTACGCCGGCTTCGATCTGTGCCACCCCTCCACCAGCGTGTCGATGACCATCAACGGCCCCGCGCCGATCATGCTGGCCTTCTATCTCAACGCCGCCATCGACCAGCAGGTGGACGCCTTCCGCGCCAAGGAGGGCCGCACGCCCAGCGCCGACGAGCTGGCGCGCATCCGCGCCTTCACGCTGAGCACGGTGCGCGGCACGGTGCAGGCGGACATCCTCAAGGAGGACCAGGCGCAGAACACCTGCATCTTCTCGACGGACTTCGCCCTGCGCATGATGGGCGACATCCAGAGCTACTTCATCGAGCACCAGGTGCGGAACTACTACTCGGTGTCGATCAGCGGCTATCACATCGCCGAGGCGGGCGCGAATCCCATCAGCCAGGTGGCCTTCACGCTGGCCAACGGCTTCACCTACGTGGAGTACTACCGCTCCCGCGGCCTGGCCGTGGACGACTTCGCCCCCAACCTGAGCTTCTTCTTCTCCAACGGCATGGACGCCGAGTACACGGTGATCGGCCGCGTGGCGCGGCGCATCTGGTCGGTGGCCATGCGCGACCTCTACGGCGCCGGCGAGCGCAGCCAGAAGCTCAAGTACCACATCCAGACCAGCGGCCGCAGCCTGCACGCGCAGGAGATGGCCTTCAACGACATCCGCACCACGCTGCAGGCCCTGCTCGCGCTCTACGACAACTGCAACAGCCTGCACACGAACAGCTACGACGAAGCCATCACCACGCCCACGGAGGAGAGCGTGCGGCGGGCGATGGCGATCCAGATGATCGTCAGCCGCGAGTTCGGGCTCACGAAGAACGAGCATCCGTGGCAGGGGAGCTATGTGGTCGAGGAGCTGACCGAGCTGGTGGAGGAGGCGATCCTCGCCGAGTTCGAGCGGATCAGCGCGCGCGGCGGCGTGCTGGGCGCCATGGAGACGCAGTACCAGCGCGGCAAGATCCAGGACGAGTCCATGCTCTACGAGATGCGCAAGCACAGCGGCGAGCTGCCCATCATCGGGGTGAACACCTTCCTGAACCCCGACGCCGAGAACCTGATCGCCGACAAGGTGGAGCTGCGCCGCGCCACGCCCGAGGAGAAGGCCGAGCAGATCGCCCACGTCCGCGCGCTGCAGCAGAAGAACGCCGGCGAGATCGCGGCGAGCCTGGACAAGCTCAAGGGCGTGGCGCTGGCGGGCGGGAACGTCTTCGCGCAGCTCATGGAGACGGCCCGCGTAGCCAGCCTCGGGCAGATCACCCAGGCGCTCTACGAGGTGGGCGGGCAGTACCGGCGGAACATGTAG
- a CDS encoding exo-alpha-sialidase, with protein sequence MKALRGQALALLTLSLLLGACSSSDPASPSNADPAAVVLSAPADGATGLDGALTLSWDAATDPDGDAVTYTLYLDGDADPATAVASGLSGTSHTLAAALPIQSTFYWKVTADDGQGGSSTSPTRSFSTRDNAAPNAFDLLGIDDGSTGVPLAPTLSWETAVDPDGDAVLYDLYLSTATNPSAPLVAGLAGTSYPLGEPLDVETSYHWKVVARDAFGAETATALRSFTTQALISATQVTAAAPFAARSGHTSLVFDDKMWVIAGSSCCGGRYNDVWSSADGATWTEVTANAGFPGRTVHASAVHDGRMWVIGGNSSYSTGNEFADVWSSADGVTWQQATAAAAFGPRYGLRAASFAGKLWVFGGRDAAGSYSQSQIWSSADGATWTLETDNAAFGGTGNFQIAEFQGQLWKTGGRDDAVYRSADGVNWVLVTDSAPFGARQQHTSVAFDDKLWVLGGNNNDNVYLDLSDAWYSEDGASWVRAAADAGYEPITAHSSVVYGGRMWVIAGGGGFGSSYVSSAVYSLDY encoded by the coding sequence ATGAAGGCACTTCGGGGCCAGGCGCTGGCCCTCCTCACGCTGTCCCTCCTGCTCGGCGCCTGTTCGAGCAGCGATCCCGCGTCGCCGAGCAACGCGGACCCCGCGGCGGTTGTTCTGAGCGCACCCGCCGATGGCGCCACCGGCCTCGACGGCGCGCTCACCCTGAGCTGGGACGCCGCCACCGACCCCGACGGCGACGCCGTGACCTACACGCTCTACCTGGACGGCGACGCCGACCCCGCCACCGCGGTGGCCAGCGGGCTCAGCGGCACCTCGCACACCCTCGCCGCGGCGCTGCCCATCCAGAGCACCTTCTACTGGAAGGTCACGGCCGACGACGGCCAGGGCGGCAGCTCCACGAGCCCGACTCGCAGCTTCAGCACCCGCGACAACGCGGCCCCGAACGCCTTCGACCTGCTGGGCATCGACGACGGCAGCACCGGCGTGCCGCTCGCCCCCACCCTCAGCTGGGAGACCGCCGTGGACCCGGACGGCGACGCCGTCCTCTACGACCTCTACCTCAGCACCGCCACGAATCCGAGCGCCCCGCTGGTGGCGGGCCTGGCGGGGACGTCCTACCCCCTGGGCGAGCCGCTGGACGTGGAGACGAGCTACCACTGGAAGGTGGTCGCCCGCGACGCGTTCGGCGCCGAGACGGCCACCGCCCTGCGCAGTTTCACCACCCAGGCGTTGATCAGCGCGACGCAGGTGACCGCCGCGGCCCCCTTCGCGGCCCGCAGCGGCCACACGTCCCTGGTCTTCGACGACAAGATGTGGGTGATCGCGGGCAGCTCCTGCTGCGGAGGCCGCTACAACGACGTCTGGTCCAGCGCGGACGGCGCCACCTGGACCGAGGTCACCGCCAACGCCGGCTTCCCCGGGCGGACGGTGCACGCGTCGGCCGTCCACGACGGGCGCATGTGGGTGATCGGCGGCAACAGCAGCTACAGCACGGGCAACGAATTCGCGGATGTGTGGTCCAGCGCTGACGGCGTGACCTGGCAGCAGGCCACGGCCGCGGCGGCCTTCGGGCCCCGCTACGGACTGCGTGCTGCGTCCTTCGCCGGCAAGCTCTGGGTGTTCGGGGGCCGCGACGCGGCCGGCAGCTACTCCCAGTCCCAGATCTGGAGCAGCGCGGACGGCGCCACCTGGACCCTCGAGACCGACAACGCGGCGTTCGGCGGCACGGGCAACTTCCAGATCGCCGAGTTCCAGGGACAGCTCTGGAAGACCGGCGGACGCGACGACGCGGTCTACCGCAGCGCGGACGGCGTGAACTGGGTGCTCGTCACCGACAGCGCCCCCTTCGGCGCGCGCCAGCAGCACACGAGCGTGGCCTTCGACGACAAGCTCTGGGTGCTGGGCGGCAACAACAACGACAACGTCTACCTCGACCTCTCCGACGCCTGGTACAGCGAGGACGGGGCCAGCTGGGTGCGTGCCGCCGCCGACGCGGGCTACGAGCCGATCACGGCCCACTCGTCCGTGGTCTATGGCGGGCGGATGTGGGTCATCGCCGGCGGCGGCGGCTTCGGTAGCAGCTACGTCTCGAGCGCGGTCTACAGCCTGGACTACTGA
- a CDS encoding T9SS type A sorting domain-containing protein, with protein sequence MSLRIALALALVLAGSSSAPALDFSADGSPAPPRAVRADSTWLFAPSGLGAHGEPGTTERGYSFDGFGECLSADWTGFGGNTVALRENDFLPGVNESCLWTFFDPGSANEDYPMGIIPYGPPYVDMGIQSPPLEVDVDGQPFNMAWGEGQIVLQFDVYRDLPIDPLIFYTFGLAGRTSNGSYSGFTPVTTVFYGTDGWITTTVDMTQALYEVMGANEDGISGVMVRLGVLDLCAEWCGAVGSGENHTLGPLFDNIQVCVVRESTAAGDAPAPTTSALLAPQPNPFNPKTSLRFALGMAGRAELSVLDLAGRRVRRLQAGALEAGEHRVDWDGRDDRGHAVAAGVYLVQLQTETERLTRKAVLLK encoded by the coding sequence GCGCTCGTCCTCGCGGGCTCCAGCTCGGCTCCCGCGCTCGATTTCAGCGCCGACGGCTCCCCGGCCCCTCCCCGCGCCGTCCGCGCGGACAGCACCTGGCTCTTCGCGCCCTCCGGCCTCGGCGCCCACGGCGAGCCCGGCACCACCGAGCGCGGCTACAGCTTCGACGGCTTCGGCGAGTGCCTGTCCGCGGACTGGACCGGCTTCGGCGGCAACACGGTCGCCCTGCGTGAGAACGACTTCCTGCCCGGCGTGAACGAGTCCTGCCTGTGGACCTTCTTCGATCCCGGCAGCGCCAACGAGGACTACCCCATGGGCATCATCCCCTACGGACCGCCTTACGTGGACATGGGGATCCAGTCGCCGCCGCTCGAGGTGGACGTCGATGGCCAGCCCTTCAACATGGCCTGGGGCGAGGGCCAGATCGTCCTGCAGTTCGACGTCTACCGCGATCTTCCGATCGACCCCCTGATCTTCTACACCTTCGGCCTCGCCGGACGGACCAGCAACGGCAGCTACTCCGGCTTCACGCCGGTGACCACGGTGTTCTACGGCACCGACGGCTGGATCACGACGACCGTGGACATGACCCAGGCGCTCTACGAGGTCATGGGGGCGAACGAGGACGGCATCTCCGGCGTCATGGTGCGTCTCGGCGTGCTGGACCTCTGCGCGGAGTGGTGCGGCGCCGTCGGCAGCGGAGAAAACCACACGCTCGGGCCGCTCTTCGACAACATCCAGGTCTGCGTGGTCAGGGAGTCCACGGCCGCCGGGGACGCCCCCGCCCCCACGACCAGCGCGCTGCTCGCGCCGCAACCCAACCCCTTCAACCCGAAGACATCGCTGCGCTTTGCCCTGGGCATGGCCGGACGGGCCGAGCTGAGCGTGCTGGACCTCGCGGGCCGGCGGGTGCGTCGCCTGCAGGCCGGCGCGCTCGAGGCCGGCGAACACCGCGTGGACTGGGACGGCCGCGACGATCGCGGACACGCCGTGGCCGCGGGCGTCTACCTCGTCCAGCTGCAGACGGAGACCGAGCGGCTGACGCGCAAAGCTGTGCTGCTGAAGTAG
- a CDS encoding S8 family serine peptidase: MKRLAILAMLVLALPSLALALDTSTRPVSPVRAWSADDLATFDPSWLHVKFVEGSAVRLEAGQFRSERGLALADVNALVAGASALRATFAISPERGAALKAAGELASGRVGPDLSLWYDVRVEGGRPALASALNAFNADPIVEIAHPAPLCEPAVLNDPHPAATLRAEAPLVPTPDFSGMQGYLYDPPTGMDAPAAWAQPGGRGANMHFIDVELGWTLTHEDFTAANHFFQGGAPIDPGYIDHGTAVLGEIIGGNNGYGVTGFASDTNWGVEAITVGEWPNVPHRFQDAIDNLSAGDVWLIELQMYPTGASATPMEYVQVNYDVIWTGCWSLGVVCIEAGANGSQDLDSAFWGGIFDRNVRDSGAIMVGAGTPTGRVAEWFTNYGTRMDVHGWGSSIVSTGYGDLYSSGGANFYYTSGFSGTSGASPMITGSSLCLQGIARASYGVPLTPSALRDLLHDTGVPHLDASKEIGPRPDLGAAVEALIDLSAVGDDPGDAALRVTGTPNPFSESTTLRFVQPRAGAARLAIYDAAGRRLRELALPAGPAGERSLAWDGRDAAGHAVASGVYLYRLEAADALRSGRLVKLR; this comes from the coding sequence ATGAAGCGTCTCGCCATTCTCGCGATGCTGGTGCTCGCCCTGCCGAGCCTCGCCCTCGCCCTGGACACCAGCACCCGTCCGGTCTCTCCGGTCCGCGCCTGGAGCGCGGACGATCTCGCCACCTTCGACCCGTCCTGGCTGCACGTGAAGTTCGTGGAGGGCAGCGCCGTCCGGCTGGAGGCGGGGCAGTTCCGTTCGGAGCGCGGCCTGGCACTGGCGGACGTCAACGCGCTCGTCGCCGGGGCCAGCGCACTGCGCGCCACCTTCGCGATCAGCCCCGAGCGCGGCGCCGCGCTCAAGGCTGCCGGCGAGCTGGCCAGCGGCCGCGTGGGTCCCGATCTGTCGCTGTGGTACGACGTGCGGGTCGAGGGTGGACGACCTGCCCTCGCGTCCGCGTTGAACGCCTTCAACGCGGACCCGATAGTTGAGATCGCCCACCCCGCGCCCCTCTGCGAGCCGGCGGTGCTGAACGACCCGCACCCGGCCGCCACGCTGCGGGCCGAGGCGCCGCTCGTCCCCACGCCCGACTTCAGCGGCATGCAGGGCTATCTCTACGACCCGCCCACGGGCATGGACGCCCCCGCCGCCTGGGCCCAGCCCGGCGGCCGCGGCGCGAACATGCACTTCATCGACGTGGAGCTGGGCTGGACGCTCACCCACGAGGACTTCACCGCCGCCAACCACTTCTTCCAGGGCGGCGCGCCCATCGATCCCGGCTACATCGACCACGGCACCGCGGTGCTGGGCGAGATCATCGGCGGAAACAACGGCTACGGCGTCACCGGCTTCGCAAGCGACACGAACTGGGGCGTGGAGGCCATCACCGTGGGCGAGTGGCCCAACGTGCCGCACCGCTTCCAGGACGCCATCGACAACCTGAGCGCGGGCGACGTCTGGCTGATCGAGCTGCAGATGTACCCCACGGGCGCCAGCGCCACGCCGATGGAGTACGTGCAGGTGAACTACGACGTCATCTGGACCGGCTGCTGGTCCCTGGGCGTGGTCTGCATCGAGGCCGGCGCCAACGGCAGCCAGGACCTCGACTCGGCCTTCTGGGGCGGCATCTTCGACCGCAACGTGCGCGACTCGGGCGCGATCATGGTCGGCGCGGGCACGCCCACCGGCCGCGTGGCCGAGTGGTTCACCAACTACGGCACGCGCATGGACGTGCACGGCTGGGGCTCGTCGATCGTGAGCACCGGCTACGGTGACCTGTACAGCTCCGGCGGCGCGAACTTCTACTACACGTCGGGCTTCAGCGGCACCAGCGGCGCGTCGCCGATGATCACGGGCTCGTCGCTCTGCCTGCAGGGCATCGCCCGGGCGAGCTACGGCGTCCCGCTCACGCCGAGCGCGCTGCGCGATCTGCTGCACGACACCGGCGTGCCCCATCTCGACGCCAGCAAGGAGATCGGCCCGCGGCCCGACCTGGGCGCGGCCGTCGAGGCGCTGATCGACCTCTCGGCCGTGGGTGACGATCCCGGCGACGCGGCGCTCCGCGTCACCGGCACGCCCAACCCCTTCAGCGAGAGCACCACGCTGCGCTTCGTCCAGCCGCGTGCCGGGGCCGCGCGGCTCGCGATCTACGACGCCGCCGGCCGCCGCCTGCGCGAGCTGGCGCTGCCCGCCGGTCCCGCCGGCGAGCGCAGCCTCGCCTGGGACGGCCGCGACGCCGCGGGACACGCCGTGGCCAGCGGGGTCTACCTCTATCGACTGGAGGCGGCGGACGCGCTGCGCAGCGGGCGGCTGGTGAAGCTGCGCTAG